GCCGCGAAGCGGCGTCGGCTTGAATGAAATCTTAGCCGTCACTGCTGCGAGGTTTCCGCTGACTGATCATCGATATCTCTGATCAGGACTTCCATCTCCCCGATCTCCCGGCGCTGGGCTTCAATGATGTCGTCAGCAAGCTTCCTGACACGAGGGTCAGTAATATTGGCGCGCTCACTTGTGAGTATTGCTATCGAGTGGTGCGGAATCATCGCCTTCATCCAAGCGGCATCCCCTACAGTTGCCTGGCTGCGTACCAACCAGAAGCCTGAG
The Sulfuricaulis sp. DNA segment above includes these coding regions:
- a CDS encoding DUF305 domain-containing protein, which gives rise to MHPYRNFILMIAVSATLMFGLMYLNTYQLSHVWFSQTRLFMTFIMAGSMALVMLFFMRHMYKNKQANVAIVIGSVALMGSGFWLVRSQATVGDAAWMKAMIPHHSIAILTSERANITDPRVRKLADDIIEAQRREIGEMEVLIRDIDDQSAETSQQ